TCGGCAGCATTGCATTCACTGTGCTGAGTAGTTTGTATGGCAGGTCTACCTACGTGCCAAGGAAATCTAGACCATCTACTAATAACTAACTCCTGCATTGACTCGTCCTGAATCGCCCCATGAACAGACTGAATAATAACACAGAACAATCATGTCTGGCTTTGACAGGAAACATGCACAATTAGGCTAGGTCCCATGTGGCTCAATAGGTAGAGCATGGCGCacgcaatgccagggttgtgggttcgattcccacgggggaccagtatgaaagaGTAGGATAAATGTATGCACactaagtcgttctggataagttctggataagagcatctgctgaatgactaaaatgAAATGTTTGGCTAGGGGCAGATTGTCTGGCTTCTGTGGCTCCGTGCTCAGCCCCCTGCCTCCACTAGGTGTCCGAGAGGAAAAGGGGTGACGGGTGATTTGTCTTTCTCAAGGTCGAGCTCAACCTTGCACATGCTGTTTTTAGCCTGCCTAGAGCAGTTCCTAGTAAGTGAGAGTGTGTTACTATGTTTCAATTCAAACATGTGTGAGTGTCTTTTGATGTGTTTATTATAGAGCTCTCTCACCGAGTCTCTCCCGTGGAGAGCTGTTCTCTCACTGAGTCTCCCGTGGGGAGCTGTTCTCTCACTGAGTCTCTCCCGTGGAGAGCTGTTCTCTCACTGAGTCTCCCGTGGGGAGCTGTTCTCTCACTGAGTCTCTCCCGTGGGGAGCTGTTCTCTCACTGAGTCTCTCCCGTGGGGAGCTGTTCTCTCACTGAGTCTCTCCCGTGGGGAGCTGTTCTCTCACTGAGTCTCTCCCGTGGGGAGCTGTTCTCTCACCGAGTCTCTCCCGTGGGGAGCTGTTCTCTCACTGAGTCTCTCCCGTGGGGAGCTGTTCTCTCACTGAGTCTCTCCCGTGGGGAGCTGTTCTCTCACTGAGTCTCTCCCGTGGGGAGCTGTGTTGCAGTCaccctgtttttttttgtttttttcttccaTGTCCCTGCTCCTTCTTCATGAGTGAGCACCGGGCAACACAGTGAGAAGGCCCAGTGTTTGTGCTGCACAGAGGAAGCTTTGTCTCACAGGCTGAAAAACCAGTCCAGACCCAGACCCTGTCCCACCCAGCTGTAAAACCAGTCCAGACCCAGTCCCTGTCCCAGCCAGTCCCACCCAGCTGTAAAACCAGTCCAGACCCAGTCCCTGTCCCACCCAGCTGTAAAACCAGTCCAGACCCAGTCCCTGTCCCAGCCAGTCACACCCAGCTGTAAAACCAGTCCAGACCCAGTCCCTGTCCCACCCAGCTGTAAAACCAGTCCAGACCCAGTCCCTGTCCCAGCCAGTCACACCCAGCTGTAAAACCAGTCCAGAACCAGTCCCACCCAGCTGTAAAACCAGAGTGGTCCCAGCCCAGACCCAGTCCAGCTGTATTACCAGACTGGTCCCTGATCCAGACCCAATCCAGCTGTATTACCAGACTGGTCCCTGATCCAGACCCAGTCCCTGTCCCAGCCAGTCCCACCCAGCTGTAAAACCAATCCAGACCCAGTCCCCATCCCACCCAGCTGTAAAACCAGTCCAGACCCAGTCCCTGTCCCAACCAGTCCCACCCAGCTGTAAAACCAGTCCAGACCCAGTCCCACCCAGCTGTAAAACCAGTCCAGACCCAGTCCCTGTCCCAACCAGTCCCACCCAGCTGTAAAACCAGAGTGGTCCCAGCCCAGACCAGCTGTATTGCCAGACTGGTCACTGACCCAGTCCAGCTGTATTGCCAGACTGGTCCCTGATCCAGACCCAATCCAGCTGTATTACCAGACTGGTCCCTGATCCAGACCCAGTCCCTGTCCCAGCCAGTCCCACCCAGCTGTAAAACCAGTCCAgacccagtcccagtcccacccAGCTGTAAAACCAGAGTGGTCCCTGCCCAGACCAGCTGTATTACCAGACTGGTCACTGACCCAGTCCAGCTCTATTACCTGACTGGTCCCTGATCCAGCCCCAGTCCAGCTGTATTACCAGACTGGTCCCTGATCCAGCCCCAGTCCAGCTGTATTACCAGACTGGTCCCTGATCCAGACCCAATCCAGCTGTATTACCAGACTGGTCGCAGCCCAGACCCAGTCCAGCTGTATTACCAGACTGGTCCCTGATCCAGACCCAGTCCAGCTGTATTACCAGACTGGTCCCTGATCCAGACCCAATCCAGCTGTATTACCAGACTGGTCCCTGATCCAGACCCAATCCAGCTGTATTACCAGACTGGTCCCAGCCCAGACCCAGTCCAGCTGTATTACCAGACTGGTCACTGACCCAATCCAGCTGTATTACCAGACTGGTCCCTGATCCAGACCCAGTCCAGCTATATTACCAGACTGGTCCCTGATCCAGACCCAGTTCAGCTGTATTACCAGACTGGTCCCTGATCCAGACCCAATCCAGCTGTATTACCAGACTGGTCCCTGACCCAGTCCAGCTGTATTACCAGACTGGTCCCTGATCCAGACCCAGTCCAGCTGTATTACCAGACTGGTCCCTGATCCAGACCCAGTCCAGCTGTATTACCAGACTGGTCCCTGATCCAGACCCAGTCCAGCTGTATTACCAGACTGGTCCCTGATCCAGACCCAGTCCAGCTGTATTACCAGACTGGTCCCTGATCCAGACCCAGTCCAGCTGTATTACCAGACTGGTCCCTGATCCAGACCCAGTCCAGCTGTATTACCAGACTGGTCCCTGATCCAGACCCAGTCCAGCTGTATTACCAGACTGGTCCCTGATCCAGACCCAGTCCAGCTGTATTACCAGACTGGTCCCTGATCCAGACCCAGTCCAGCTGTATTACCAGACTGGTCCCTGATCCAGACCCAGTCCAGCTGTATTACCAGACTGGTCCCTGATCCAGACCCAGTCCAGCTGTATTACCAGACTGGTCCCTGATCCAGACCCAGTCCAGCTGTATTACCAGACTGGTCCCTGATCCAGACCCAGTCCAGCTGTATTACCAGACTGGTCCCTGATCCAGACCCAGTCCAGCTGTATTACCAGACTGGTCCTTGTCGTTGCAGAGGAAATGCTTAATGAGAAGCTGTTCAGTTTACTTCACTGCaaagctttctctctctttaaacTATTTAAAAGCTGTGAACTCTTTGGCTTGTCTAAATCCTGGTGAGGACCTGGGAtgatctttcctctctctctctctgagcagtGAGGGTGAGGCAGCAAGCTTTAGGGAACCCTGATAAATCTCCAGCTCTTTCTCCGGGGTAGCAGTTCTCCTGTTACCCAAAGCATACCCAAGATAAGAACATAACGGTTGCTTAATAAGCCACCAGAGTTCTCCACTACTAACTCTTGGCCTAATTCCCTCTTCTGGTTGTTCTGTTATGAATGGCCTGGTTGATTGAAGTCCAAAGCTATTAACCTGGCAGTCATCCTTGTACGATTTAACTCTTAGTGGCTGAATGTCCTCATTTGTTTCACCTATCTTATCTTCTCTCTCTAGGTACATGGACACCATTCAACCCAGTGACGGTCCGATCAATCATATGTGAGTAGTTGTCTCTCATTGACCCTTGACACACAAACAAACTTGCACAACGACAAGCCTATATTGTCCTGTTGGACTAGCATTGTTGATATGTTTTGCCCATAGCAACCAACAAACCTTAACGTTTGTGTGCAGTGACATATTTCAACCCAGCTCCCCAGTTAATTGGAAGCATGcagccagtggaggctgctggggggagaacggctcataataagggcgggaacggagtgaatggaatggcatcaaatacatggaaaccatgtgtttgtctTTGATaccattctgctccagccattaccacgagcccatcctccccaattaaggtgccaccaacctcctgtgcatgCAACCATCAGCAAAAGGGAGTATTTCCTTCCCACAAACAGGAGGTGTTTGTCTCAAAAGGCATATCCCGTCTATAATCACCCACTGACCGTTTTGATTGGTTAACAAACTTAATTACACCTTCACCAACTGGATCATTCTGGAGTCTGAGAAGTGTAGCGGAATGTGAATTTTATATGTACTAAGAAAATACAACTAGTTTTCTATTAAGTTATTTTAAAGCTCACAATCTCCCACTGTACTGGAGCCTACTGTGTAAATCTGTTGTATTCAAATGGCCATCCCAGACCTTCCATGTGATGAAGCTCTTTGATAGGATGTAATTGGATTAAACCGCAGGGGAGAATTCAAACAGGCAAGATTTCTATAACTCTGTGTCATAACACATCATGCGAGACCTTAGTCCATTGTGTTAGTGTTCCAGCATTGAACTACACTTCCCAGCTGCTCTTTTTTTAAAGTTGTAGTTCTCAGGGGTCTAGACCTATTCAGGATGTTTTAGCTAGAAATGTAATGAATAAAGATGACATGGTGCCTGATTCTATAAGACAGAAAAAAAACTATTCTACAAAGTGCATTTCTATCAGAATGTTATTTTATAACGTTGCACTGTACTGACCCCTACTTGCTGTCACTCATGTCTCCTCTATTGGCTTCCCTCTCACAGCCATGTTTGACAGGGAGAACAAAGGAGGGGTGAACTTCAATGAGTTTGCGGGCGTGTGGAAGTACATCACGGACTGGCAGAACATCTTCCGCACCTACGACAGAGACAACTCGGGCTTCATCGACAAGAACGAGCTGAAGCAGGCACTGACTGGATTCGGTGAGCAGTATGCTTTCCCTATTTGACCATACTGATGGATGGCCTACCGCTGCATGTATGTGGTTCACAAGGTCAGCCCCGATATTCTAATGCCCTTCCGTAAGGTCAACATGCATGAGTCTGGATAAAGCTACTGTATGTGCCAAAATAGTTGTGTAGATCAGTGgcggctgctgaggggagaacggctcataaaaATGGCTGGAACGGAGAGAATAGAAGGGTATCATCACATGGAAACCATGAGTTTCATGTATTTGATATCAtcccactgattccgctccagccattaccacaagcctgtcctccctaattaagatgccaccaacctcctgtggtgtagaTATTAGACATGCATTGTTATTCTTTTGTCCTTGTATTATTAAAATGAAGTAGTGCTCTGTGAAATGAGCAGGATAAAGCCCTTACACATTGGGTAAGGGTTGTTGAACAAGGATGTGTTTCTGTGATGTTGActgttctgtcctcctccccAGGGTATCGTCTCTCAGACCAGTTCTACAACACTCTCATAGAGAAGTTTGATCGGCAGAGGAAGGGACAAGTGGCCTTCGATGACTTCATCCAgtgttgtattgttctacagGTAACCGTTTTAATGGGCTTACTGTGTACATACCACAGGTTGTGTAGCGCTGTAGAATGTACCGCTGGTTGTGTAGCGACCCGGAATGTACCGCTGGTTGTGTAGCGACCCGGAATGTACCGCTGGTTGTGTAGCGCCCCGTAGAATGTACCGCTGGTTGTGTGGCGACCCGGAATGTACCGCTGGTTGTGTAGCGCCCCGTAGAATGTACCGCTGGTTGTGTAGCGCCCCGTAGAATGTACCGCTGGTTGTGTGGCGACCCGGAATGTACCGCTGGTTGTGTAGCGCCCCGTAGAATGTACCGCTGGGGGTTTAGCGCCCCGTAGAATGTACCGCTGGGGGTTTAGCGCCCCGTAGAATGTACCGCTGGGGGTTTAGCGCCCCGTAGAATGTACCGCTGGGGGTTTAGCGCCCCGTAGAATGTACCGCTGGGGGTTTAGCGCCCCGTAGAATGTACCGCTGGGGGTTTAGCGCCCCGTAGAATGTACCGCTGGGGGTTTAGCGCCCCGTAGAATGTACCGCTGGGGGTTTAGCGCCCCGTAGAATGTACCGCTGGGGGTTTAGCGCCCCGTAGAATGTACCGCTGGGGGTTTAGCGCCCCGTAGAATGTACCGCTGGGGGTTTAGCGCCCCGTAGAATGTACCGCTGGTTGTGTAGCGCCCCGTAGAATGTACCGCTGGGGGTTTAGCGCCCCGTAGAATGTACCGCTGGGGGTTTAGCGCCCCGTAGAATGTACCGCTGGGGGTTTAGCGCCCCGTAGAATGTACCGCTGGGGGTTTAGCGCCCCGTAGAATGTACCGCTGGGGGTTTAGCGCCCCGTAGAATGTACCGCTGGGGGTTTAGCGCCCCGTAGAATGTACCGCTGGGGGTTTAGCGCCCCGTAGAATGTACCGCTGGGGGTTTAGCGCCCCGTAGAATGTACCGCTGGTTGTGTAGCGCCCCGTAGAATGTACCGCTGGGGTTTTAGCGCCCCGTAGAATGTACCGCTGGGGGTTTAGCGCCCCGTAGAATGTACCGCTGGGGGTTTAGCGCCCCGTAGAATGTACCGCTGGGGGTTTAGCGCCCCGTAGAATGTACCGCTGGGGGTTTAGCGCCCCGTAGAATGTACCGCTGGGGGTTTAGCGCCCCGTAGAATGTACCGCTGGGGGTTTAGCGCCCCGTAGAATGTACCGCTGGTTGCTCCGCTGGGGGTTTAGCAGTCTGAAATGTACTGCTGGTTGTGTATCGCCCCGGAATGTACCACTGGTTGCTCCGCTGGGGGTTTAGCAGTCTGGAATGTACTGCTGGTTGTGTATCGCCCCGGAATGTACCACTGGTTGCTCCGCTGGGGGTTTAGCAGTCTGGAATGTACTGCTGGTTGTGTATCGCCCCGGAATGTACCACTGGTTGTGTAGCGCCCTGTAGAATGTACCGCTGGTTGCTCTGCTGGGGGTTTAGCAGTCTGGAATGTACCTCTGGTTGTGTAGCGCCCCTTTATGTACCGCTGGGGGTTTAGCAGTCTGGAATGTACCGCTGGTTGTGTAGCGCTCCGCTGGGGGTTTAGCGCTCAGCTGGGGGTTTAGCGCTCAGCTGGGGGGGTTTAGCGCTCAGCTGGGGGGGTTTAGCGCTCAGCTGGGGGGGTTTAGCGCTCCGCTGGTTGTGTAGCGCTCCGCTGGTTGTGTAGCGCTCCGCTGGTTGTGTAGCGCTCCGCTGGGGGTTTAGCGCTCCGCTGGGGGTTTAGCGCTCAGCTGGGGGTTTAGCGCTCCGCTGGGGGGGTTTAGCGCTCCGCTGGTTGTGTAGCGCTCCGCTGGTTGTGTAGCGCTCCGCTGGGGGTGTTTAGCGCTCCGCTGGTTGTGTAGCGCTCCGCTGGTTGTGTAGCGCTCCGCTGGTTGTGTAGCGCTCCGCTGGTTGTGTAGCGCTCCGCTGGGGGTTTAGCGCTCCGCTGGGGGTTTAGCGCTCCGCTGGGGGTTTAGCGCTCCGCTGGGAGTTTAGCGCTCCGCTGTGGGGGTTTAGCGCTCCGCTGTGGGGGTTTAGCGCTCCGCTGTGGGGGTTTAGCGCTCCGCTGGGGGGGTTTAGCGCTCCGCTGGGGGTTGTAGCGCTCCGCTGGGGGTTGTAGCGCTCCGCTGGGGGTTTAGCGCTCAGCTGGGGGGGTTTAGCGCTCAGCTGGGGGGGTTTAGCGCTCCGCTGGTTGTGTAGCGCTCCGCTGGTTGTGTAGCGCTCCGCTGGTTGTGTAGCGCTCCGCTGGGGGTTTAGCGCTCAGCTGGGGGTTTAGCGCTCAGCTGGGGGGGTTTAGCGCTCGGGGGTTTAGCGCTCCGCTCGGGGGTTTAGCGCTCCGCTGGGGGGGTTTAGCGCTCCGCTGGGGGGGGTTAGCGCTCCGCTGGGGGGGTTTAGCGCTCCGCTGGTTGTGTAGCGCTCCGCTGGTTGTGTAGCGCTCCGCTGGGGGTGTTTAGCGCTCCGCTGGGGGTTTAGCGCTCCGCTGGTTGTGTAGCGCTCCGCTGGTTGTGTAGCGCTCCGCTGGTTGTGTAGCGCTCTGCTGGGGGTTTAGCGCTCCGCTGGGAGTTTAGCGCTCCGCTGTGGGGGTTTAACGCTCCGCTGGGGGGGTTTAGCGCTCCGCTGGGGGGGTTTAGCGCTCCGCTGGGGGGGTTTAGCGCTCCGCTGGGGGTTGTAGCGCTCCGCTGGGGGTTGTAGCGCTCCGCTGGGGATTGTAGCGCTCCGCTGGGGGTTGTAGCGCTCCGCTGGGGGTTTAACGCTCCGCTGGGGGTTTAGCGCTCCGCTGGGGGTTGTAGCGCTCCGCTGGGGGTTGTAGCGCTCCGCTGGGGGTTTAACGCTCCGCTGGGGGTTTAACGCTCCGCTGGGGGTTTAACGCTCCGCTGGGGGTTGTAGTGCTCCGCTGGGGGTTGTAGCGCTCCGCTGGGGGTTGTAGCGCTCCGCTGGGGGTTGTAGCGCTCCGCTGGGGGTTTAGCGCTCCGCTGGGGGTTTAACGCTCCGCTGGGGGTTGTAGCGCTCCGCTGGGGGTTGTAGCGCTCCGCTGGGGGTTGTAGCGCTCCGCTGGGGGTTGTAGCGCTCCGCTGGGGGTTGTAGCGCTCCGCTGGGGGTTGTAGCGCTCCGCTGGGGGTTGTAGCGCTCCGCTGGGGGTTGTAGCGCTCCGCTGGGGGTTGTAGCGCTCCGCTGGGGGTTTAGCGCTCCGCTGGGGGTTTAGCGCTTCAGAATGTACCACTGGGTGTGTAGCCTACATTGTTTTGTCAGCCCAGTATATACAGCCCATATTGAGATTGGACTTTGGGTTGGTTCAACATGGCATCTTTTCATTTATGTACATGACATTTTAGAGACTCTTTTCAAATTAGATTTCTAACCTTGGTCAGTGGTTTTTCCTGGCCATACTGTTGTCTGTAAATGAAAATAAGATGTTTttggctggtttcccagacacagataaagcctagtcctggactaaactCTTTCAATGGATAATCTCCATTTTGAATGTTTTTTTTAGTTCTGGACTCGACTTAATCTGTCTGGGAAAGTGGACAAGGTTTATTAACAGAAATGGCATCTGTACTCGCTAGTATGTTTTAAGTCAAGATCTACGGCTCTCTAGATCCACTGTAATATTATCTTAAATTACAATTTTTTTATTATTCTTTTTCATTTGTCACTTTCAGAGGTTGACCGATGTGTTCAGGAGGTACGACACGGACCAAGACGGCTGGATCCAGGTTTCCTATGAACAGTATCTATCCATGGTTTTCAACGTTGTATAGTAAAGCCAAGAGCACAACTGGACACAATTGTGCCAAAGCCAAATCCTTCCCACCTCCACAACATGTCTTCCTGGATAAAGATGACCAAAACACAAGTGGACTGGGACTCTGGGTTAGGATATAACAACATTACGTACTGTCTGTCATTGTTCATAATATTTGTTTAATATCAGAATCTTATCTTGATAATCGTAAAGGCCTGAATATCTGTGTTAAGGTAAACCTGCATTGTACATATCATTTAGGACAAATAACTGCATGCTTCCGGGGGAATCCTGCCAATGTTCAAAGCATGCCCTCTATCTCAGATCTATTTTGCTGAAGCCATGTTTACAAACACTGTGACAGCAGGTTATGGTGGGGCACAAAGCCTGCTTTTAGATTCACTGACATGCCAGCTAACGCCATATTTCTATAGTCTTATTTTTAACCAGCaaatccatttaaaaaaaagttagccTATTAGGATTTTAGGTAAAATAAGCGTATGCTTTTGTATCGCTTTTTTGTGTGTGCATGATGCCTTAAACTGTATAAATGCAAGATTAACATCTTTTGTTAAAAAAGAAACCTGAAAAAAGTTGTGAGCTCTGAATTGAATGTGTGGTGGACAAAGACTAAACAGTTTGCTGTTGAGACAACAGTATAACTTATTACTGTATACAATTATTGACGGAAGATGGTCAATATAGTCCTCTGTAGCTCGGGTTAGCAGAGcgtggtgcttgcaacgccaggatgtgagtttgattcccgggaccacccatacaaTATGTTAAATATATGCATGACTAAGTTTCTTTGGATGAAAGCCTGTGCTAAACGGCATATTATAAGATGCATAGATAAAATTGTCGTGA
This Salvelinus namaycush isolate Seneca chromosome 33, SaNama_1.0, whole genome shotgun sequence DNA region includes the following protein-coding sequences:
- the LOC120028060 gene encoding programmed cell death protein 6-like, which codes for MAYNSGSPYRGAPQQQQQQQYNNAAPGPDQGFLWNIFQRVDKDRSAVISDTELQQALSNGTWTPFNPVTVRSIISMFDRENKGGVNFNEFAGVWKYITDWQNIFRTYDRDNSGFIDKNELKQALTGFGYRLSDQFYNTLIEKFDRQRKGQVAFDDFIQCCIVLQRLTDVFRRYDTDQDGWIQVSYEQYLSMVFNVV